A region of Desulfolithobacter dissulfuricans DNA encodes the following proteins:
- a CDS encoding cation:proton antiporter domain-containing protein — protein sequence MELPLLTDIVIIFGLSVAVLLLFHFLRLPPVVGLLLTGILAGPHGFGLVGAVHEVEALAEIGVILLLFTIGIEFSFKKLIEIKKQALIGGSFQVGLTILAVYLVTRMTGLSPAEAIFYGFLISLSSTAIVLRLIQEKAEVDTPHGRTDLGILLFQDVVIVPMILVTPLLVGSQPEAGDSSLLLFVAKSVAIIGLILVAARYLMPWLLHQVARTRSKELFLLSVVTICFTIAWLTSYAGLSLALGAFIAGLIISESEYSHQALGNILPFRNVFTSFFFVSIGMLLDTGYLLSHPGIILIVSAGVLLLKAVIATGGAILLGLPLRSSILAGLAISQVGEFSFILSKTGLEHGLLASHYQLFLAVAVLTMAATPFIIVLAPRLADQILRLPVPVRLKTGLWPVSEQEPLPRLSQHLVIIGFGLNGRNLARAAKMINIPYVIIEMSPDTVKKEREKGEPIFYGDAVHEEVLRHAGIEDATVVVVAINDPAATRAITENVRRLTRKAHLIVRTRYLAEMQALYELGANEVIPEEFETSVEIFSRVLAKYLIPRDEIDTMVTQLRSDGYEMFRSMAEQSSLFSGSDLHLPDVEVSSMRIEQGSSMVGKSLADLELRKKFGVTVLAVRRGSQTFPNPEVDMPLYAEDVLYLMGSSEDLARISTLFGRSPEGPGCARPLRTE from the coding sequence ATGGAACTCCCTCTGCTCACCGATATCGTCATCATTTTCGGGCTCTCTGTCGCTGTTCTGCTGCTCTTTCATTTCCTCCGGCTGCCACCGGTGGTCGGCCTGCTGCTGACCGGGATCCTGGCCGGCCCCCATGGTTTTGGTCTGGTCGGTGCGGTCCACGAGGTGGAGGCCCTGGCCGAGATCGGGGTTATCCTGCTCCTTTTCACCATCGGGATCGAGTTTTCCTTCAAAAAACTCATTGAAATCAAAAAACAGGCCTTGATCGGCGGCTCATTCCAGGTCGGCCTGACCATTCTTGCGGTCTATCTCGTCACCAGGATGACTGGCCTGTCCCCGGCCGAGGCGATATTTTACGGCTTCCTGATTTCCCTCTCCAGTACCGCTATTGTCCTGCGGCTGATCCAGGAAAAGGCCGAGGTGGACACTCCCCACGGTCGCACCGACCTGGGAATCCTCCTGTTCCAGGATGTCGTCATCGTGCCCATGATCCTGGTAACGCCGCTGCTGGTGGGGAGCCAGCCCGAAGCCGGAGACAGCTCTCTGCTTCTGTTTGTCGCCAAGAGCGTCGCCATTATCGGTCTGATTCTGGTGGCTGCCCGGTATCTCATGCCCTGGCTCCTGCATCAGGTCGCCCGGACCCGCAGCAAGGAGCTTTTCCTTCTAAGCGTGGTGACCATCTGCTTCACCATTGCCTGGCTCACCTCCTATGCCGGCCTCTCCCTCGCCCTGGGCGCCTTTATCGCCGGGCTGATCATTTCTGAATCAGAATACAGCCACCAGGCTTTGGGAAACATCCTCCCGTTTCGTAACGTATTCACCAGTTTTTTCTTTGTCTCCATCGGCATGCTGCTGGATACCGGTTATCTGCTCAGCCATCCTGGGATCATCCTGATTGTCTCGGCCGGAGTTCTGCTCCTCAAAGCCGTCATCGCCACCGGCGGGGCCATCCTGCTTGGTCTTCCGCTGAGGTCCTCCATCCTGGCCGGCCTGGCCATATCCCAGGTGGGAGAGTTTTCCTTTATCCTCTCCAAGACCGGGCTGGAGCACGGCCTGCTGGCCAGTCACTACCAGCTTTTTCTCGCCGTGGCCGTGCTGACCATGGCAGCCACTCCCTTCATCATTGTCCTGGCGCCCCGTCTTGCCGATCAGATCCTCAGGCTGCCGGTACCGGTACGCCTGAAGACCGGCCTCTGGCCCGTGTCCGAGCAGGAACCACTCCCCAGGTTGAGCCAGCACCTGGTCATTATCGGTTTTGGCCTCAATGGTCGCAACCTGGCCCGGGCGGCGAAGATGATCAACATTCCCTATGTCATCATCGAGATGTCACCGGATACAGTGAAAAAGGAAAGGGAGAAGGGCGAGCCAATTTTTTACGGCGATGCCGTCCATGAGGAGGTGCTCCGCCATGCCGGAATCGAGGATGCCACCGTGGTGGTGGTCGCCATCAACGATCCTGCTGCCACCCGGGCCATCACGGAAAATGTCCGCAGGCTGACCCGCAAGGCCCATCTCATCGTCCGGACCAGGTATCTCGCGGAGATGCAGGCCCTTTACGAACTGGGAGCCAACGAGGTTATCCCCGAGGAGTTTGAGACATCGGTTGAGATATTTTCCCGGGTGCTGGCTAAATATCTCATTCCCAGGGACGAGATCGATACCATGGTCACCCAGCTTCGCTCGGATGGCTATGAGATGTTCCGCAGTATGGCGGAACAGTCCTCCCTGTTTTCCGGCTCAGACCTGCATCTTCCCGATGTGGAAGTCTCCTCCATGCGTATTGAGCAGGGATCTTCCATGGTGGGGAAATCCCTCGCCGATCT